The genomic interval ACCACCGCCTCGAGGGCCAGATAGAGCGTCACGTTTTCGAGATCGCAGACGGACCCGAGCTCCGAGGGCCGGTGATTGAGGATGTCCAGAAAGCGGGGAATCACGGAATGGTCTCCGTCCTGCTCATTCGTTTCGGGTTCCCAGGGCTCGGGGAGATAGAGCGACGGATCGGCGCCGCGGTACGCGAACGCCTCCGGGCGATCCACGCGCAATCGATAGAGATTTCCGTCTTCGCCGCCGTAGCGGTGGCGGATGAGATCCCCCGTCACCCGCTCTTCGGCCATATAGACGCCGCGATACTCGCCGTTGACGAAAAGGCGGCAGTACGCGGCGCGGGGCGTGGCGGGCAGGAACGCGCGGAACACCCCGTAGGAGAGGCTGTCCCGCATCATGGTGGTCTCGCGGAGCCCGTCGAGCTTCAGGCTCTTGAGACCCATGAACTTCCGGCCGGGCACGAAGACGTTGAAGTCGAAACGCAAGGACATCTTCGGGTTGCCCGGATAGCGGGAGGAAGCTCCGCTGGGTCGGACGCCGACCGGGGAGAGGGTGACGTCCTTCCATCTCAGGGTGGCGGTCCGGTACGTGTCGCCTCTGGTATCCTGGAGGATCGATTCCCAATCGTCCGGCGCAAGCGTCAGGTGGAAATCGTTGAGCTCGCTTTCGTCGAAGACGGAGCGGGACGGATCGGACGCGGCCGGGGGAGGCTCGGGTCCTCCCAGGGCGGCCGTGGGCCGGCCCTCGTCCCCGTCTCCGCAGGCCGCCAGAAGGAAGACCGCCGCCGCCACGGGCCTCAGGCCGCGCTGCATTTCGAAACCTCCCGCGTTCGGCAGGAAAAAGGCGCCTCGCGCAGCGAATGACCCGCGAAGGGGCGGAAGGTTACGCCAGAATGCCCCGGACCACGTTCCCGTGGACGTCGGTCAGGCGGAAATCGCGGCCGGCGTGCCGGTAGGTCAGGCGCGTGTGGTCCATCCCGAGAAGATGCAGGATCGTCGCGTGGAAGTCGTGGACGTGGACCTCGTCCCGGACGATGTTGGCGCCGATCTCGTCGGTCTCGCCCCAGACAAGACCGCCCTTGACGCCGCCGCCGGCCATCCAGGAGGAGAAGGCCCGCCCGTGGTGGCTGCGCCCTTTCGGACCGTCCTTGTGCGGCGTGCGCCCGAACTCGGTGGTCCAGACCACGAGCGTCTCGTCCAGCATGCCGCGGCGCTTCAGATCCTTGAGGAGCCCCGCGATGGGCTTGTCGACGTTCCGCGCCAGCGGCTCGTGCGTGGCCATGTCGGAATGGGCGTCCCAGTTGTTGGAGGCTCCCACGTCGATGAGCTCGATGAACCGCACCCCGCGCTCGGCCAGGCGGCGGGCCACCAGGCACTGCCAGGCGAAGCCCTCCATTTTCCCGCGCTCCAGGCCGTACAGGCGCAGGGTCTCGTCGGATTCCTTGGAGAGATCGAACGCCTCCGGCACCTCCATCTGCATGGCGAAGGCCGTTTCGAAGGACTTGATGCGGGCCGCCAGCGCCAGGTCCCCGTCCCGGCCGGCCAGGTGCTCCCGGTCGAACGCGTGCGCCAGGCCCAGCTCCATCTCCTGGATCTCCGCCCACGGCGTCCGCCGGTGCAGATCCGGAATCGGCTCCGGACCCGGCACCACCCGGACGCCCTGATGGTAGGCGGGCAGGA from Planctomycetota bacterium carries:
- a CDS encoding DUF1501 domain-containing protein, which gives rise to MERLDRCGCTRRDVLRSLVGGSILLPGILGELLAEGASDPLAPKPPHFPARAKRVIFLFMTGGVSHLETFDYKPALFDLDGKTVRLGPHAKDARNLLKPFWPFRPGGSCGTMVSDLFPHIRECMDDICVIRTMRSDHSDHFQSTLGIHTGSVSVARPSLGSWVSYGLGTMNRNLPSFVVIAPQLPYAGTQVFSNDFLPAYHQGVRVVPGPEPIPDLHRRTPWAEIQEMELGLAHAFDREHLAGRDGDLALAARIKSFETAFAMQMEVPEAFDLSKESDETLRLYGLERGKMEGFAWQCLVARRLAERGVRFIELIDVGASNNWDAHSDMATHEPLARNVDKPIAGLLKDLKRRGMLDETLVVWTTEFGRTPHKDGPKGRSHHGRAFSSWMAGGGVKGGLVWGETDEIGANIVRDEVHVHDFHATILHLLGMDHTRLTYRHAGRDFRLTDVHGNVVRGILA
- a CDS encoding CotH kinase family protein, which encodes MQRGLRPVAAAVFLLAACGDGDEGRPTAALGGPEPPPAASDPSRSVFDESELNDFHLTLAPDDWESILQDTRGDTYRTATLRWKDVTLSPVGVRPSGASSRYPGNPKMSLRFDFNVFVPGRKFMGLKSLKLDGLRETTMMRDSLSYGVFRAFLPATPRAAYCRLFVNGEYRGVYMAEERVTGDLIRHRYGGEDGNLYRLRVDRPEAFAYRGADPSLYLPEPWEPETNEQDGDHSVIPRFLDILNHRPSELGSVCDLENVTLYLALEAVVISRDGLLRDAGPPHNVHVYHRPATGRFELIPWDLDQTWAGAEVTRDIFHNFGNTRLAAVVRDTPTLRALYMSKIAFVLDREAHPDRVAARIDAQYARIRRAVYEDPYKPITNAQFDGYPDYLKRVARKRAAFLRTQVSGP